A single region of the Drosophila takahashii strain IR98-3 E-12201 chromosome 2R, DtakHiC1v2, whole genome shotgun sequence genome encodes:
- the LOC138912116 gene encoding uncharacterized protein, producing MRVRTAPTRLKPPMCRLVEHDNRGTSTKDDLPAPRPPAQPSTARPIGGRQGVAHTPRRLLGAEVGGHQLVPRMGKVRTPSPDRDILELHPHPATDDQPSSEVLHGPPLPVAAQQQEQPDVFTK from the coding sequence ATGCGGGTACGGACAGCGCCAACTCGCCTCAAACCACCGATGTGCCGACTAGTGGAGCACGACAACCGGGGCACAAGCACGAAGGATGACCTACCGGCACCCCGACCACCGGCGCAACCCTCGACGGCACGACCCATAGGGGGAAGACAAGGAGTGGCACACACCCCGAGAAGACTGCTTGGAGCAGAAGTCGGCGGACACCAACTGGTGCCTAGGATGGGGAAAGTGCGGACGCCGTCGCCGGATAGGGACATCCTGGAGCTACACCCCCATCCAGCTACAGACGACCAGCCAAGTTCTGAGGTACTCCACGGCCCACCGCTTCCAGTAGCAGCACAACAGCAGGAACAGCCGGACGTGTTCACCAAATAG